From the Petroclostridium xylanilyticum genome, the window TTTATCTATTTTTCTCTCTATATATAGAACACACTAAAGGTCGACATGGGGACGGTTCCTCAGTCTCATGAAAACCGCATGCGACAGACGAACCGTCCCCATGCCGCATAGAAGAATTTTTATAAGTTTGTTTATTAATACGGCTTCCCAAACTTATTCTGAAACTTTCTCAAATTATTATCTAACAATTTTTTGCAATTAATATCTAATTTATTAAAAGTTGCCCTATGATAGTGATATACATAGGTATCAAGTGCTAATGCAATCTTGTATCCTCTCAATCTTGCCCTTTCACAATAATCTGTATCATCCATAAATCCTATACCATAGTCTTCATCCAATAAGCCAATATGATTAATTGCATCCCTTTTTACTACCGCACAAAAAAAGGCAACCATTCCCACTATTTTATATTTACCAGAATATGTATTTTCAATTATTTTTGCATATTCATCTACCGATTTCCCTTCCCAATCAGGCAAATCCTGCAACCATGATACCTTGCCCTTAAGATGATTGACAGGCTGCCATCCTATATTGGAAGGGGAAGCAAGACATCCAATAATACCTATTCTTTTGTCTTTATTAAAAATATTTATCATTTTGGTTAACCAACCGTGTGTTACTTCTACGTCATTATTCAGAAATACAATAAACTGTCCCCGTGCCAGCTTAATACCCTGGTTGGTTCCTTTTATAAAACCTTTGTTCTCTTTATTGAGTACGATAGTATATTCAACATTATTTTTATTAAAAAAATCCAACGCAGTTTGTATCACTGGTTCCTCAGAATGATTATCAATCAGGATTATTTCATAGTCGACAGCAGTATATTTTACAACACTTTCCAGACATTTCATAGTAAATGCAAGATTATTCCAAACACATATAATAATACTTGCTTCTACTTCTGATTTTTCACTTCTATTAAAAATACATTTCATTTTTACCTCCTAAAGTATTTGTTTTGGATTTTTATATATTAAACATAATATTCTCATTAACAGCAGTGTGTCTTTGTATATATTCGTATAATGCATCTTTCCATTCTCTAAGTTGATAGACACCTTTGGTATTTATCAAAGAGGAATTGGCCGGCCGTCTGGCTAACCTGTTCAGTTCTTTTGAAGTAACAGGAATTAACAAGGTATCTTTATTTCCGGTACATTTCAGTATTTCACGCGCAAATTGGTACCAGGAACAATAACCGCTGTTTGAAGCATGGTATACCCCATAGACTTCTGCCTTAATGAGTTGAAATATTGCCTCCGCCAAATCCATAACATACGTGGGACAACCTATTTGGTCATCTACCACTCTTATTTCTGAATTCTTTTTTGCCAACTCCAGGATTGTATTTACAAAGCTTTTTCCCTGACCACCGTACAGCCATGAACTTCTGACGACAATATATTTATTTAACACACTTCTTACTATTTGCTCACCTATAAATTTTGTATATCCATAAATGTTAACAGGCGAAGGCATATCCTGCTCCGTATACGGCATCCCCTTTTTTCCATCAAAAATGTAATCAGTACTGATATAAACCATAACCGCATTGAACTTTTTGCAAGCCAAAGCAATATTTTCCGTCCCTATACAATTTACCTGAATAGCTTTCTTAATATATATTTCACTTTCATCCACTTTTGTATAGGCTGCTGTATGAATAATATAATCAGGTTTTATCTGTTTTACCGTCCGGAAAACTTTTTCTTTATTCACTACATCCAACTGACTTTTGTCCAAAGGTGCTAATAAATAGTTATTGTTGAGAAACTTTAATGCACTTCCTAATTGACCACTTGAACCAGTTATCATTATTTTTTTTGTATTTTTACCTTCAATTTTCCACATGCTTCATCCACCTTTTTTTACTTAAATTTTGAGGCTTTTGCATCTAGAAGAATGGAATATATTTTTTTAGTACTTGTAAAAATTCCTGAGATGTAATTTCATTATTATATTTTTTTTCTATTAATTTTCGAGCATTCATGGATAATTTCTCTCTCAAATCCCTGTCATTTATTAAGCTTTTCAGTGCCAAATACCATTGTTCATCTGTTGAAGCCAGAAAACCATTCACACCATTTTCAATCAGTGTTGCATGATGTTGTGTATCCGACGCTACTACAGGAAGTCCCAAAAGCATCATCCTTTTTAATCCGAAGCCGCTTTTTCCCCATCTATTCGGATGATCTATATAAGGCATAACAAAGATATCCGATTTCGCTATCTGCGGTACAATATTAGCTAAATATTGTTTCATTGGCTGGTATTCAATAAATTTTGCAAAAGGCATTGCCTCTCTCACTTTGCCACTATGGTCGGGATAATCCTTTCCCATATGCCATCCGTATAAGTGTAGTTGGATTCCATATTCTTTATTCAGTGCACAGAGTGGCTTTGCAACCATTAAAAGATCTTTTACATAGGCATCCGCACATGATTGCTGCCAGCTGATGATTAGTGGATTGTTGGATTTCTTATCAACAGGAACATATTCATAGTTTTCAAGATCCAATATCCCTGTAATAGCTTCTACAGGAGTGGTAGTATAATCTCTCAGTGCTGTTTTATGTTTTTGTGTTCCTACAATTATGAGGTCAGAAATATTTAAGGTTTCTATATGCTCTTTGTTTTGCATATCTAAAAAGTCGTCATCAATATGGACCAGATAAACCTTTCCCTTCAGATGCCTGATAGCCTTGCTCGTATGTGCAGCACACTGTATGGTTTTTTGGAAAATTATTACTTCGCAATCAGGCTTATTTAAAATTTTGAATTTTTCCCGTATATCTCTTACAATTTCTACTTTATAACCCTGATTACCCAAACTGGAAGCTAATAAATCATTAGAATATGATGTTGTAGAGTTTTCATCCGTTGAAAGGAAAAAATATATTTTCATGCTTATCACTCCCCGTATAACAAAAAAATCTTCAATTCTACCTTATTATAATATTCAAATGCCCCTGTTAAGCGTTCCACTTTATCAAAATTAATCATATATATATTATAGTTCAAGCAAGTTTTATTACTTTTTGAGAGGGTGTCATACGGTATGAAAATCGGATTTTCACAAGATTATAATGGCCCTGGTGGTGCCAGGAGCTGGATAAAAAGTTTCAGTAATTATTGTCTCTCCAAAGGACATGATATTAGCTTCGGCTATGATCCTGATGTCGATGTGTTTTGCTCAGTTGCAGCCATGTCAAAAATTGAAGAACTGGAAGCTCTTAAAAATAAAAAAATCAAAATATTGCAAAGGATAGGCGCAATATTTTTACCTTATAATTATCCCAGCCCAGAGCTCGTCAAAAGCCGCAACGATTATTTCAAAAAAATAATCTCTTTTGCTGACAGCATTGTATATCAAAGCATATTTTCAAAAACAGTATTACTTAGAAGCATATATAACGGCAATGAACCGGACGGTGATATTATTTACAATAGTGTTGATGCATCTGTTTTTACACCTGACGGCAAAACGCTATATAAGCCAAAAAATAAGAAGGTCATACTATCCATAGCTTATTGGGGCACGCAGTATACTTCAGCCAAGTCCCTTCAAGCCTTAATCAATGTTGCAAAGTTATTTAAATCAAAAAAAAATATTGAATTCTGGATATTAGGAAAAGCATTCCCTAATGATGAAAAACTGATACGGAATGCCAATCTGCCCAATATCACAAAATTAGATCTCAGTACCCCCGTCCCTCGTGATTTAATGCCTGAATATTTAAGAACGGCGGATCTCCTATTGAGTTTCAAAGCACATGAAGCGTGTCCCAACCTGGTAATTGAAGCAATGCATACCGGAACCCCTCTGGTAGGATTAAATTCTGGCAGTCTTCCTGAACTGGTAGAAGATGCTGCTTTACTTGCCAATTGCAGCCAAAGCATCAATTCATTTCCGACTGTGGATATACATGATTTATGTAAAAAAATTTTAGAAACTCTTCACAACCAGGAGTTTTATAGAAAAAAAATGCTGGCAAGAGCTAAAAATTTTTCTGAAAAGGAAACACATGAAAAATATTTAAATAAGTTGGAAGAACTATACCATTTGTCAAAAAAATAATTTTATTATACATTTTCGCATTCCTGACCAGTTCTGAAGAAATCTCCTTTATAATGTAATTACATTACAAAGGAGATTTCTTATGTGCAAATCAATTAATAATTCATACAAAGTTAATTTACCCAACATTTTGAGTAATTACTCCTACAAATATTTTTTGAACGATTTTATTTCATCTACAATTTTTTCAACATCACTTTCACTTAGGTTGGGGTGTAAAGGAATATTTAATGCTTCTTCATTTAGTATTTCGCAATTTGGCAATTTTACATTACTATGGTAAATTTTATTCATATGCAGCGGATGATAGCGTACGGTGGTATATATTCCTTTTTCAAACAAATATTTTGCTAATTCATCTCTCTTCTTCCTTATCCTGATACAATATGTGAAATATGAATGTTTATCTCCATCATTGGCTTCACAAGGAGTTTTTATCCAGTCACAGTCTTTAAACGCATTTTGGTATATATCCCAAATCTTCTTTCGATAAGCCTGTAATGCATCCAACTTTTCCAACTGAGCCAGCCCTATCCCCGCCAATATATCCGATGGATTCATTTTAATAAATACTTCTTTTATATCATATTCCCACCATCTTTTTTTACCCTGTGTAGACGTTTCAAAACCTGACTTGCCAATACCGCAATATCTTAATACTCTTGCTCTCTCTATTAATTCAGATTTTTGGGCAGTAACACCTCCACCTTCTCCGACTGCCAGGTTCTTAATTGCATCAAAACTGTAAACGCCGACATCTCCAATACTTCCACAAGCTTTTCCCTTATAATAGGAATCCACTGCATGAGCTGCATCTTCTATTATGGGAAGACCAAACTGCTTAATTGAATCCATTTCCACCGGTAACCCCGCGTAATGTACAACCATGATTGCTTTAGTTTTATCAGTTATACTATTTGCAACCGTTTTTTCTGTAATATTATAACTATTTATGTCAACATCGCAAAAAACAGGTTTATGCCCTGCCAATATTACGGCTTGTGCACAGGAGACCCAGGTAAAAGAAGGTACAATAATTTCCGAGCCCATCGGTAAATCTAATAATTTTACAGCTAAATAAAGACCATTTGAACCGCTATCAACCATTAAAAAATTCCTAAGCCCTAGTCTTTTTGAAAATTTTTCTTCGAATTCTTTTACTTTTGGTCCCATTCCCATCCATTGATTATTGATGCTCTCCGACACCTGTTCAATTTCTTCTTTTCCTGCTTTAGAGCCAAAGACCGATATCATTCTTTTTCACATCCTAAGATAACTTGAATTTGACAAGGTCTGAACTTATCAAAATCTAATTCTGCATAAACATACTCTCCATGATTTTCAACAATTCTAAAACCATTTTTTATATACCATGTTACTGCCGGATTATCCTTTAATACTTTGCAGCCAATTATTTTATTGAAATTGGTTTGAATATAACTGCACATTATTCTTAACGCATCACTTATTTTTGCACAGGATTTATGGTATTTTTCACCGCGGATGATATTGTAAAGGTCTATATAGCTTTTTGCATCCCTAAATCCCATACATCCAATGCTTTTGCAAACATTTTCAATATCTTCTTCAATGATAAACATGAAATCTTTATCTCTATCTAAATACTTTTTAAACCATTCTTTTTGTTCATCTACACTTATCTCATTCTTATAAAAAAATGAATCTCTATTTCGATTTTTCCAATTACGTAAATGATTTAAATCCTTTTCTTCAATACTCCTTAATCGCATATTGGGATGTTCATCTGATAAAATAATAAAATTTTTATCCTGCATATTCAGAACCTCTCTTATACTCTCTATATAAACGCACCTAGTTAGCATAATCAATATAAAATTGAAAGTTCTCTTCCGCCCATTCTTTATTATAAACATGGTTTCGTATAGAATCAGGATCATGTATGGACGCACAATATACGGTGCGTTTACCTGCATTTACTTCGCTGAGGTAAATCGACAGTTTGTTCCGAAATTTTTTTGCAAACTCTCCATGTTTGTGCCTACTCTTATGAATATCCAGGCAAGTCATCGACTTCTTTAAAACAGTGCACTGTTTTTTTAGCATGCATTGTTCGCAACGTACATATTGCGTTTGCTCTATCTCAATACTTTGAATAAACCCTGTTTTATATGGAGTAAATCTATTGATACGCAAAGATGTATCAACATCAGCCCAACAGGTTTCTTCGTTGAAGTATCCAATATAATCAAACAATTCCGGACGAAGACATATACAAGATCCTATTACTGAATGATATTGGTAATAGCTAATACCATCTTTTGTTACAATCTTAGGTGATATATTTTTTTCTTGAAACAACGTGTCTCTCGCTACTCCTAATAATCCTATCTCTGGAAATGTATTCATCACCTTCATAAATTGAGTAATCCAATCTTTTGTTTTTATATACACATCACAATCTATATGAATAAAATATTGGTCCTTTTTTCTTTTACTTAATGCATAATTGATGGCATATACCACACCGCGGTTTAAATCAAATCTCTTTTTGCACTTAATTCTGTCATCCTTTAGGCTTTCTATAAATTTCCATGTATCGTCCTGAGAATTGTTATCAATAATATACAATTCAAAATCTTCGGTTGTATTAAGAAGAGCTGCCAGGTTACGTGCGATTAATCCTGCCCTATTAAAAGTAACGAAACATACCAATGGTGGCGTCACAGCTATCACTCCTTCCATTAAATTTTATATTTGCTTATTACGTTAACTACTTTATCAATATCATTATCAGTCATATCAGGATATAAAGGCAAGGTCAGGATTCTTTTCCAAATATCATTGGCAATAGGCACGCTAGCCTTTATATTTCTGTAGCAAGGTTGAAGATGTATTGGAAGATAGTGTACGCCCGGTGAAATATCATGCTGTTTTAGATGTTGTATCAAACCATCTCTTGCACTTTGGTCCGGCAGTTTTACCTGATATAAATGCCAGCTGCTTTCTGCATATGGTTTTTCATGCGGTAGTTCAAGCCATTTTAGATCTTTTAAGGATTCAGAATATTTTTGAGCAATGTATTTACGTTTCTGATTTAGTATTTCCAATTTTGCAAGCTGCACCAGTCCTATAGCAGCATTGATATCATTCATATGGTATTTGTATCCTATTTTATCTATCCAGTATTGCCATGCATATATGTGCTCTCTTGAAGTCCGGAACCATGTATCTTTAGATATACCAAGCCATCTCTTTTCTCTAAAATACCTGTTGTACCATTCATTATTACATGTAATTGCGCCGCCTTCGCCACAAGTTAAATTTTTTACTGCATGAAAGCTGAAGCAGGTAAGATTGTTTCCACTTCCGATTTTTTTCCCTTTATATCTGGCTCCACAGGCATGGGCGGCATCTTCTATTACGTATAATCCATCATAACCGGCCAATTCATTAATCTTATCCATATCACAAGGATGACCTGCCATATGGACAACTATGATGGCTTTGGTTTTTTCAGTTATTTTTCTCTGAATATCATGGACATCGATATTCATGGTGTCCTGTTCTATATCCGCAAATACCGGTTCTGCCCCAACATAACGTATTGCATGTACTGTAGAGACAAAAGTCATAGGTGTAACAATAACTTCATCCCCCTTTTTTATTCCCAGTGCTTCTACCGCCATATGAAGGGCAGCTGTCCCGGAATTTAATGCTACAGCATAGTTACATCCGATATAATCGGCAAATTTTTTTTCAAATTCTTCCGTTTTTGGTCCAAGACCTAACCAACCGGACTTTAGTACTTCAACAACAGCATTAATTTCATCTTCACCAATAGACGGCTTTAATACAGGCATTGTCATAAATATGCTTCCTTTCACTCATTCAAAATTTTATTGTTCAAATTCTTCTTTTAATATGCCGACAACTTTTACGTCCCAAAATTGCGAATGTGCATAATATGCTTTTCTCATACATCCTTCTACCTTATATCCATTTTTTTCTACCATTCTTAAAGATCCCTTGTTATATTCCACTATATATCCATTAATTCTTCTCAGGTTCATTTCATCAAAAGCATAACGTGTCAGCGTCCATATTGCATCTGTACCATATCCTTTTCCCCAGAAATTCTTATCTCCTATGAGCATTCCTATTGTCGCATTCTGGTTCCTGTGATTTATATCATATAGCCATGTAATTCCGATATATTGATTTTCTGCTTCAATAGCAAAAATCAGTCTATCGTTATACTTTTGATACTGCTGAAAATGCTTTTGATATTGTTCATACCATGCTTCTTGTGCATATTTACTTAATAAACCTGAATCCAGGAAATTCGTACGCACTCCTTCCTGGTTTCTCCATTCCACAATCTTATATATGTCTTCTTTTTCCAATGGTCTTAAACTAACTTTTTTACCCTTTATCAAGATACCTACTCCTTTCTATATTAAATTCATATCTTTCCACCATTTTTGACTTTCTTTATACCATTGAATAGTTTTAGCCAACCCTTCAAAAAAATCTATCCTGGGAACCCATCCTAATTCTTTGTGAATTTTACTAGCATTCATTGCATATCTTCTATCATGTCCCAGGCGGTCTTCTATATATTTAATTAAGCCTTCAGACTTATTTAAATATCTTAATATGAATTTTACGATTTCTATATTTGCTATTTCATTATCAGCACCTATGTTATATACCTCACCAGAAATGCCTTTCTCCAATACGGTCAAAATTGCGTTGCAATGGTCCTGGACATGTATCCAATCCCTTACGTTTAACCCATCTCCGTAAATACCTATAGGTTGTTCATTAATTGCATTAATAATGGTTTTAGGTATTAATTTTTCAGGATGCTGGTATTCGCCGTAGTTATTAGAACATCTTGTAATAACAACAGGTAATTTATAGGTATTAAAATATGCCTTGACAAGCATATCCGCCCCGGCTTTGCTGGCAGAATAAGGATTTCTTGGAGCCAGTGGTGTATCTTCAGTGAATGCATCCTTTGTATTCAATTCCAAAGAGCCATAAACTTCATCGGTTGAAACTTGTATATATTTTTCTATTCCATGTTTTAAACTATTATCTAAAAGCACCTGGGTTCCCAATACATTGGTTTGAATAAATACCTGTGAATTTTCAATGCTTCGGTCCACATGGGATTCGGCAGCAAAGTTGACAACGTAATTTATTCCTTGTCTAAAGATATCGTCCATTAAACGATAATCACATATATCCCCTTTTATAAATTTATAGTTTTTAGAATACTCTATGTCCGAAAGATTTTTAGTGTTTCCTGCATAGGTAAGTTTATCAACATTGATTACAAACAAATCATTGTGTTTTTGCAGCAAATACCGTATGAAATTACTGCCGATAAATCCACATCCACCTGTTACCAGTACCGTTTTCATCATCCATCTTTCCTTTCCCAGTTATAAGGAATGTCGTTATTATGGGGATCTACTCTGAATTCGTCCGGATCACTGTAGTTATACACTTCTGTCGGAATATTGATAACTATTGCTTCGGTTTCACCGATGCATTTAAAGCCATGAAAAACCCCATTAGGAATCTGAAGTAATATTTGGTTATAATCGCCCATAAAAAATTCATTAATTTTGCCAAAAGTAGGAGAATCTTTTCTATCGTCATATAAAACAACCTTCATCATACCTTTTATAACGATGAAATTATCCGTCTGTTTTTTATGATAATGCCATGCTTTTACTACTCCAGGGTAAGCTGTAGTTAAATAGACCTGTCCAAATTTAATAAATATATCATCATCTGCTCTTAACATTTCCATCAATCTACCTCTTTCATCGGGGATAGATTTTAATTGCTTGATCTTAACACCTTGGATGAATTCCATGTAAATCCCCACCTCACAATATTTTAATCTTGCTCTTATCTCCTACTATAAAAGAATAAGTTCTGGATAGTGTATTATCGTTTGCAATCTCCGTACTGCTGCCAATAAGGCTATTGTTGATTCTATTCCCTACATTTTTTATTTTACAATTCTCCATAATGATACTGCCTTCTACCTCTGAGTTTTCTATTTCACATCCTTTACTGATGGATGTGTAAGGACCAATATATGCATTTTTTATTGTACATTTTTCACCGATAATGACCGGCCCTCTAATTACACTGTTAATCACATGCGCATCCTTTTCTATAATGACCTTGCCCTGTACCATTGACTTTTGGTCTATCCATCCCTGGTCATAACCCTTTATGTCATCCAAAATTTTCTGGTTCGCTTCCAACATATCCTGTGGAGCTCCTGTATCCTTCCACCAATTTTCCAGCTGACCATAACTGACTTTGAACCCGTTTTTTATCATGTCCTGAATGGCATCAGTGATCTCCAATTCATTACGCCATGAAGGTTTAATTTTACTAATAGCTGAAAATATGTTTTTATCAAAAATATAAAGGCCTACAATGGCCATGTTACTAATATATTGTTTTGGTTTTTCAACCAGCTCAACAATGTCGCCATTTTCCAGGACTGCAACCCCATAGTCTTGTGGATTATCAACCTTATCCAGTACAACCAGGGCATTTAATTTTTTACCATAATATTTCTGAATAAACTTACTTAAATCATCCCTGATAATGTTATCCCCTAAAAACATTAAAAATGCCTCTTCCTTTAGAAAAGGTTGTGCAATTTTCACTGCATGGGCCAATCCTTCCGGTTTTTCCTGATAAATATATGTGATTTTTGCCCCCCATCGGGTACCATCCCCAACCTCTTGCATGATTTCGTCCCCGGTGTCACCTACTATTATTCCAATATCACTGATCCCTGCCTTAATGATTGACTCGATAGCATAAAATAGAATCGGTTTATTTGCCACCGGAATGAGTTGTTTGGGCCTGGTATATGTGATAGGCCAAAGCCTTGAACCTATTCCTCCACTTAGAATGAGAGCTTTCATGCCGCCACCTTCCCGTTTTAATTTCCTTTTTTCCTTATCATATTATGAAGTAAGTTGATATTATGTTACCAAACTTTTAAAAAATATGGTTTAAAATAAATACCAGCTGTTAGCTGGTATTTATTAATATATTTGACTATACGATTTTACGCCATTTACAACAGATTCTTTATATAAAGCTTTTATCTTGATCCCAAGATCTTGCGATACTTGCTTTACCACTGGCAGTTTGTGTTTTTTAAATTTGAGTGCATAACTACACCCACCCATTGATATGGACCTGGGTGTATGAACAATTCCGATATAATCTCCATCCTGTGGCATGTATTTTTTTACTCTATTTGCCAGGGTTACTGACGAATATATCGCTAAATAATAATCCATAAAACCCTCCCCTTGCATTCTAACTCCTCATGTTGCAAAATCATCCCCAGCCCTACGGCAGTTAAGATAACAGCGGAAATAATATTGGTAGAAGCAAATATTATCTTACATTATCTGCTATAGTAATATATATTATGTAATATCATTGCGAAAAGTGAAAGGTATAAGCGTTGGATTCGGGTCTAAAATAG encodes:
- a CDS encoding glycosyltransferase family 2 protein; translation: MKCIFNRSEKSEVEASIIICVWNNLAFTMKCLESVVKYTAVDYEIILIDNHSEEPVIQTALDFFNKNNVEYTIVLNKENKGFIKGTNQGIKLARGQFIVFLNNDVEVTHGWLTKMINIFNKDKRIGIIGCLASPSNIGWQPVNHLKGKVSWLQDLPDWEGKSVDEYAKIIENTYSGKYKIVGMVAFFCAVVKRDAINHIGLLDEDYGIGFMDDTDYCERARLRGYKIALALDTYVYHYHRATFNKLDINCKKLLDNNLRKFQNKFGKPY
- the rfbD gene encoding dTDP-4-dehydrorhamnose reductase, producing the protein MWKIEGKNTKKIMITGSSGQLGSALKFLNNNYLLAPLDKSQLDVVNKEKVFRTVKQIKPDYIIHTAAYTKVDESEIYIKKAIQVNCIGTENIALACKKFNAVMVYISTDYIFDGKKGMPYTEQDMPSPVNIYGYTKFIGEQIVRSVLNKYIVVRSSWLYGGQGKSFVNTILELAKKNSEIRVVDDQIGCPTYVMDLAEAIFQLIKAEVYGVYHASNSGYCSWYQFAREILKCTGNKDTLLIPVTSKELNRLARRPANSSLINTKGVYQLREWKDALYEYIQRHTAVNENIMFNI
- a CDS encoding glycosyltransferase family 4 protein gives rise to the protein MKIYFFLSTDENSTTSYSNDLLASSLGNQGYKVEIVRDIREKFKILNKPDCEVIIFQKTIQCAAHTSKAIRHLKGKVYLVHIDDDFLDMQNKEHIETLNISDLIIVGTQKHKTALRDYTTTPVEAITGILDLENYEYVPVDKKSNNPLIISWQQSCADAYVKDLLMVAKPLCALNKEYGIQLHLYGWHMGKDYPDHSGKVREAMPFAKFIEYQPMKQYLANIVPQIAKSDIFVMPYIDHPNRWGKSGFGLKRMMLLGLPVVASDTQHHATLIENGVNGFLASTDEQWYLALKSLINDRDLREKLSMNARKLIEKKYNNEITSQEFLQVLKKYIPFF
- a CDS encoding glycosyltransferase family 4 protein, giving the protein MKIGFSQDYNGPGGARSWIKSFSNYCLSKGHDISFGYDPDVDVFCSVAAMSKIEELEALKNKKIKILQRIGAIFLPYNYPSPELVKSRNDYFKKIISFADSIVYQSIFSKTVLLRSIYNGNEPDGDIIYNSVDASVFTPDGKTLYKPKNKKVILSIAYWGTQYTSAKSLQALINVAKLFKSKKNIEFWILGKAFPNDEKLIRNANLPNITKLDLSTPVPRDLMPEYLRTADLLLSFKAHEACPNLVIEAMHTGTPLVGLNSGSLPELVEDAALLANCSQSINSFPTVDIHDLCKKILETLHNQEFYRKKMLARAKNFSEKETHEKYLNKLEELYHLSKK
- a CDS encoding DegT/DnrJ/EryC1/StrS family aminotransferase; the protein is MISVFGSKAGKEEIEQVSESINNQWMGMGPKVKEFEEKFSKRLGLRNFLMVDSGSNGLYLAVKLLDLPMGSEIIVPSFTWVSCAQAVILAGHKPVFCDVDINSYNITEKTVANSITDKTKAIMVVHYAGLPVEMDSIKQFGLPIIEDAAHAVDSYYKGKACGSIGDVGVYSFDAIKNLAVGEGGGVTAQKSELIERARVLRYCGIGKSGFETSTQGKKRWWEYDIKEVFIKMNPSDILAGIGLAQLEKLDALQAYRKKIWDIYQNAFKDCDWIKTPCEANDGDKHSYFTYCIRIRKKRDELAKYLFEKGIYTTVRYHPLHMNKIYHSNVKLPNCEILNEEALNIPLHPNLSESDVEKIVDEIKSFKKYL
- a CDS encoding GNAT family N-acetyltransferase; translation: MQDKNFIILSDEHPNMRLRSIEEKDLNHLRNWKNRNRDSFFYKNEISVDEQKEWFKKYLDRDKDFMFIIEEDIENVCKSIGCMGFRDAKSYIDLYNIIRGEKYHKSCAKISDALRIMCSYIQTNFNKIIGCKVLKDNPAVTWYIKNGFRIVENHGEYVYAELDFDKFRPCQIQVILGCEKE
- a CDS encoding glycosyltransferase, with the protein product MEGVIAVTPPLVCFVTFNRAGLIARNLAALLNTTEDFELYIIDNNSQDDTWKFIESLKDDRIKCKKRFDLNRGVVYAINYALSKRKKDQYFIHIDCDVYIKTKDWITQFMKVMNTFPEIGLLGVARDTLFQEKNISPKIVTKDGISYYQYHSVIGSCICLRPELFDYIGYFNEETCWADVDTSLRINRFTPYKTGFIQSIEIEQTQYVRCEQCMLKKQCTVLKKSMTCLDIHKSRHKHGEFAKKFRNKLSIYLSEVNAGKRTVYCASIHDPDSIRNHVYNKEWAEENFQFYIDYAN
- a CDS encoding DegT/DnrJ/EryC1/StrS family aminotransferase, producing MTMPVLKPSIGEDEINAVVEVLKSGWLGLGPKTEEFEKKFADYIGCNYAVALNSGTAALHMAVEALGIKKGDEVIVTPMTFVSTVHAIRYVGAEPVFADIEQDTMNIDVHDIQRKITEKTKAIIVVHMAGHPCDMDKINELAGYDGLYVIEDAAHACGARYKGKKIGSGNNLTCFSFHAVKNLTCGEGGAITCNNEWYNRYFREKRWLGISKDTWFRTSREHIYAWQYWIDKIGYKYHMNDINAAIGLVQLAKLEILNQKRKYIAQKYSESLKDLKWLELPHEKPYAESSWHLYQVKLPDQSARDGLIQHLKQHDISPGVHYLPIHLQPCYRNIKASVPIANDIWKRILTLPLYPDMTDNDIDKVVNVISKYKI
- a CDS encoding GNAT family N-acetyltransferase; translated protein: MIKGKKVSLRPLEKEDIYKIVEWRNQEGVRTNFLDSGLLSKYAQEAWYEQYQKHFQQYQKYNDRLIFAIEAENQYIGITWLYDINHRNQNATIGMLIGDKNFWGKGYGTDAIWTLTRYAFDEMNLRRINGYIVEYNKGSLRMVEKNGYKVEGCMRKAYYAHSQFWDVKVVGILKEEFEQ
- the rfbB gene encoding dTDP-glucose 4,6-dehydratase, with translation MKTVLVTGGCGFIGSNFIRYLLQKHNDLFVINVDKLTYAGNTKNLSDIEYSKNYKFIKGDICDYRLMDDIFRQGINYVVNFAAESHVDRSIENSQVFIQTNVLGTQVLLDNSLKHGIEKYIQVSTDEVYGSLELNTKDAFTEDTPLAPRNPYSASKAGADMLVKAYFNTYKLPVVITRCSNNYGEYQHPEKLIPKTIINAINEQPIGIYGDGLNVRDWIHVQDHCNAILTVLEKGISGEVYNIGADNEIANIEIVKFILRYLNKSEGLIKYIEDRLGHDRRYAMNASKIHKELGWVPRIDFFEGLAKTIQWYKESQKWWKDMNLI
- a CDS encoding dTDP-4-dehydrorhamnose 3,5-epimerase family protein; protein product: MEFIQGVKIKQLKSIPDERGRLMEMLRADDDIFIKFGQVYLTTAYPGVVKAWHYHKKQTDNFIVIKGMMKVVLYDDRKDSPTFGKINEFFMGDYNQILLQIPNGVFHGFKCIGETEAIVINIPTEVYNYSDPDEFRVDPHNNDIPYNWERKDG
- a CDS encoding glucose-1-phosphate thymidylyltransferase, with amino-acid sequence MKALILSGGIGSRLWPITYTRPKQLIPVANKPILFYAIESIIKAGISDIGIIVGDTGDEIMQEVGDGTRWGAKITYIYQEKPEGLAHAVKIAQPFLKEEAFLMFLGDNIIRDDLSKFIQKYYGKKLNALVVLDKVDNPQDYGVAVLENGDIVELVEKPKQYISNMAIVGLYIFDKNIFSAISKIKPSWRNELEITDAIQDMIKNGFKVSYGQLENWWKDTGAPQDMLEANQKILDDIKGYDQGWIDQKSMVQGKVIIEKDAHVINSVIRGPVIIGEKCTIKNAYIGPYTSISKGCEIENSEVEGSIIMENCKIKNVGNRINNSLIGSSTEIANDNTLSRTYSFIVGDKSKIKIL